A region of the Strix aluco isolate bStrAlu1 chromosome 9, bStrAlu1.hap1, whole genome shotgun sequence genome:
CACAAGGCCCACAGCACACACGGCTCTGTGGAAGCATGCTACTAACATTCCCTGCCATGCTTGCTCACTTCCCATAATCTGAAAGGCTGATTtccaaccttaaaaaaaaatttttaaaaaaatcaggcttATTGCTAGATGTTTAAAGGTCTGAACTGGCAAGCATATGACACTACTTCCTGCTGCTCTCACAAGGACATAGTTTCTGCAGACACGCTGTGGTCTCCAGCAATCTGAGATCTCACAACTAAAGACGTAGACTGTGCTGTGTTTTGCACTATGTTCTCTATATTGCTCTGCTCAGGTGTCAGAATGGGCCCACTAAGCAACTGGATCAGGTCCCTTGAGAATTTTTTCCACATAGGATGACTCTGAGCTGGCCCAGAACCCACATCACTAGTCATGGAGTTAGGTACTTAGCCCCCTATCCTGAGGCTATTTCCTACTGACAGTAATTAAAGGACACCTGTGACCACCCTAGAGTGCAGCATGGTGGGTGCAAACATGCTGGAAACCACTTCATTCATCTCCCTGCTTCCCCTTCACCCGTGCCAAGTATATCTCAGAACAGAAGAATTTTGGTCCTTGTTTGTGATTTGATCTGTCACTTAATTCCCTAGAGACTCAACTTACTGCCTTAGGGCATACTTAGTCCTTTGTCATTTGGGGgtttaatttacttttattcttaTATTTTGCATCTAATATGCTTATCCTGTTAATAAGGTGTTTCAAGACACTGTAACAACAAACTAGACAACCTAAGTCCTTTACCACatttctgctgctcctgggaCTGAGTACATAAGGAGCAGTCAGCTACATCAGGGATGTTCATGGACAATAACAATCTTATGCAAcctcaaaaaaataaagagatttttttttgtatcagtcacagatgaaagtattaacacagtaatgactTAGCAAGAAATCTagattaataactaacagcaatttatcactacaaaataattcagaaatgttgaaagaaagaaaagcaactcatttacagattctaaaatgacaagagtcacactagcttacttaatggtaccttaatttatacatatatacatgcacatacacaaaatgtacaaacacacacacagaaacaaaagtttgGATCCAGTAGAacgaagtacgtacccacacaccaataaacagagaaagaacgggtgaaagagaagctagctcaaagaaaaatttccctctcgcATTTAGAGcgaatactcacaatgccttggcattcctcaacgggcgataattgaaaCTCGAGCGGGTGggctttgccctggccttccatcagctctggcagcagatgacaccttaagggttttggtacctgagaggcatcccagcttaggggagatgctggtcacaggccgctgtgatccaggagagctcaaaaggtctcccttgtggtcaccatttatagggtccaagataactgacttctGTCAGATACGAACAActaagtattctggtgccttccagcagttgcacaagaacttgatgaatgtgcaactccgTTatttcccatttgaccacatcccaggccgTTTTAACCGTTTCGAGCAATCGGAGGGGCAGAAGCCAGGCTGGTTAAGGCtcgttagcagtccttatctccacagattggtgtatagctcgggggatgtgggtggaatcacacctagcaccaagcagcccaacagggaggggtgagaattgcaccaccacaatcacTCAGTGAtccttcctctcatttttttaaCCAATACTCAGGatacaaacattttcaaagttaCTTCAAATTCAAACCTGCCCTTAAGCAACCTGTGGTTCAGTTTTGCTCTAATTGAAACTAATGAGCCATCTGCTATTAACTTATACGCAAGTAGGACAGAGCCTTTCTCTCATACAAGATGCTCGTGATTAACTTCACTGACAGGCACTtaaccaaaatatttcatttctttcccttgcaCCAGGTCACCCTGCCACAAAGGcaatgctgtgctgctgctgcatctcttctgtctcCTAGGCTCCCCGGCGTGCGTTGCAGTAGCAATCCTAGCATCAGCAGCACTGAGGAAGGGATCTTTTTGACAATGCAGAAAAGATAAAAGTTTTTATTCAATACTAAGCAGATGTCAAAAGGCCTTTGCATAATGgtcttttaatgaaaattaaaataaggatGATGAAACCTTCAGAGATCTGCTGAGCTCTGAATAAACCCCAAATTATCCTTTCCCCAGCAGAGGATGTTACATACAGAAGCAGGTAGACAAAAAGATGTGCAGATTTTTATAATAACCTCATCCATGTAGAGCTGATATTACACAAGACAGCTACAGGCAACAGGAAATACAGTTTGGTCCACCCTGGTTGCATTTAGTATTTCCAAGATCACCAAGCTTTACAATCAGACTTCATGATTCAGCCGAGTAAACCCATCTAACATCAAACACATTTGACTATAAGAGCATTTGTTTAATGAGATATGTGTGTGCTTTTGCCTCCAGAATACACGAACAACCAACTTGAAAGCTCAAGTCACCAGTCCCAACTTTGGAACTCtttaaagatacatatttttcttgGCTATTACTTCTTCATGCAGGATAGAGTTAGTGATGTTTTTTCACATAGAGGATCTGTTTGAAGTTACAAGGTTGTACCACATGCTGCACTACTCAAAACACACAGTTTTGTGAAATGGCAATTACTCTTTGGCCAGTCTTAGTTTCTGTTTACTGATGCAACCTGTATTACCTACCATATTAAGGAGACATATCATCATGGTATTTAAGTACTGGTATGTAAACAGATAATTACTATTAGTTCCTTCCACAGAAGGATCTATGCAGCCAGGTGTGGGGATACTGCCATGCTGCTGTACACAATGCTGCTGCACCTCAGCTTCACTCTTTTGTCAAAATAGCTTTTGATCTTTTCACAGCCTTCAAAATGACACTTATAATTAAACCTCAGGATTAGTGTAGATAAACCTTGAGAGCTCAGTGCAAGGCATTATCAGATTACTTCTTTGAACACTTAGGGAAAAAAGAGgataggaaaatataaaaaatggtaTAAACCATGATACATTGCATATGTAAGAATATAACTTAGAGACAAAGCTAACAAAACAATTTACTcattctttatatttattttctatttattttgctcttttataTTTAAAGGGTTTAGTATTACATTTACCAGTATATATGGTAGAGCTCACATAAAATCACCACCCCAGTCTCTTTCCCGAGATCTCTATACTGTGTGACCAGAATAGTTCGTATCACTCGGTCTCCTCAGAACTCAAGAACAGATATTTCTTAGTAGTATAAAAGTACTACTTCCAAGtagtataaaaacaaaaaagccaggAGTACTCCAGCCTTTAGATGCCCTATTGACTGGTCTTTAGTTGCTGttaaacagaaatcaaaactgAAGCCAAAACTGTACAGATACTGGCCCCAGACTTCTACAAGACTCTTGCCCCATGAAGCATTTTCTCCATACACCAGTGAAATCAACTAGGAATGAACGAATACTGCTCTCATgcaattttgtctttttgtccCTCTTCAGCAAAGACATAATCTCAGTCTAAACATGCAGTTAACACTCACATCTAAGTTCATTAGGATGTATAAATGACAGTGGCTCTCTTCTCAGCTTTCcactacaaaaaataaaagacaatccTACTAAGCTGTATCCTTGATAAATATCCTGGAAAGGTGCTTACCCGTATCTACAGTGGAAGGAGAACAAGGAGCTGCACCATGCAGCAGTTCATCTTTCTGTACTACATGATGTAATCACTAGCTATATGGAGCTGTACTTTTAGTCTGTCCCTGTCCCTCTCGCATGGAAATATGTTTGCCCAAAAGTTGAGCCCTAACTCTTTGTGCTCCTGTGCTACAGTCAACTGAGTAAAAGTTTCTGGCCTTAAGCACAGAACTCAAGCACTAGACTGAAGCTTTGAGTCAGAGACATCCATGTAGATATGCAAAGTCTCTCATAGCACTTTCTGATATCTGAGAGAATATTTGAGTTGTCTGCATCAACACAGTCATTGCCTCTCTACAGCAAGTGCAAAGCATCCATGTTTGAAGAAAACACTACTCTTAAGAAATAAGATACTTCTGTTTCTAATGCCTACTGGGAATGTTCCACGTTAgcagtttttaattatttgtggtATTTATCGTCTCATTCTTACTGAAGCCAAAATAACCCACCTTTCAAATCTAATCATAAAATGCAGTTGACGATGAAAACATCACCATGTTTAGTCCTTATTCTTGGGTTCTGGTTCATACCAGAATCAGAAGGATAAAACTGACTCTAAAAGGCTGTTCTTTAATTAAAGCTGGCTAGATGCATGACCAAGTCTGTTCTAACAGGGCCCAAATCTCACCTGCTTTGCCACCATTGAGCATTTGTCCCATAGAATGTTCAATTTTCACAATATCTGTGTGTCCCACCCGTGTGTTTTGTGTTTCTCCATCTCTCCCTTTTATGTGTCCCTACTTTGTTCTATACAAAACTGGGGTATgagcctttatttttttattttcagatcacTGGTTCTGTTTTTTATCTCATCTTGGATGTAGTAGATACTGAATGCCATGTACTCAGCAAAAAGCTGTGGAAGAACTGTAGAGTCAGATTTGCTCATACAGCtgtaagaattttattttcttatttaatctTAGATATAATGAGTTACTCAGGTACTACTGATGACAGCAAAATCCCTACACATGCGTTTTTAGAAGGCTGCAGAGCTTAGAAGAAATTAAACCCCATTTTTTAAGGCCCACAGTTTTCCTCTGTACTTTCTAATCAGTTTATAGACtggtaagatttatttttaaaaatgaaaattaaaagaaagtttttgACCAAAGCTAATAAACAGATATAACTAAATAGCCATGCTAGGACACTATTTAGAATAAATGGTTTACTTTTTATGGTAACCCTGTAagagtttattttaaagacagtCTGTCAAGAAGGGAATAAAAGAAACTCACTTTTATATAACATGCGatttttggtttagtttaatTCCACTTTTATTCTGACAACTTTGCAAAAATTGtactgaaagaggagaaaaaaagaaagctcagcAAGAGAAGCTGCAAAGACAGAAAGCGATCTAAGACTGTTGCTACAGGTGACCAAAATGATTctgaacaagtgaaaaaaaatcttgtaaaatgaagaaagatgagaaagaagcttcacatgaaaagaaaagaagttatGATTAAATTGTCCTGGGCTGCTTCTTAGGTCaatcagttttcatttccaaatgaaaaactggaaaaaaaaaaaaaaattctgctcacTTCTGCTTACAGTGTTTTCAGCAGGAAAAGGGTGCACAGAATATATGGTCAATATGGCTTCTGTGAAGTCAGGAAATGTGTGTGCTAGAAGCCTTGATCATAAAGGCACTCAGAGAATATACATTGAACTTTTAAACATAAAGGCATAATGGATAGTAATAGGccagtatttttttctgccataAAGTAAGAGTTTCTTTGTGTGCAAGGGTGATCTTACTGTGCCACTAAACTGGTTTAGGGTCTTTCCTACCACTCCTTTTCCTTACTACGGACATAGGGAGAAGGAGTAAGGTTGAAGATAAGTGACTGGATCCAGACAGTGAGCTGATCTCCAGATTTAAGCTCTCATGGGTTCTAGTGTGGGAAGCCTGGCCAGAGAAAGCACTCTGTGACACTCAGGCACTTCTTAGCTGCCAGAAGAGTGGCTTTGTGTAGGCCATCCTGCAGTCAAGCACTGCACCTGTATAGCTCAGAATTACACTGGGGAAGATCTGACCTTTAAAGCAGATGCTTAGAAACGTGCTTCATTGCCATTTGATTAttaacacaacttttttttcttgcaaagaaTTTCATGACTGCAAGGGGAAAATGAACCACCCACTCACTAGGTACTAGATGATCAGTGCAAAGCGTGCAATATTAATTGTTTCTAAATGTTTATATTGTTTTAGGTTTACGGTCAACGCAAAGCAATTATCTACATTAATCAGGCAAGAAATATTGCTCATCTAAATACTTATGAGTGCATTTTACAACCAGGTATGTCTTTATTTAACACACTTACTTTAAATGAGACTGGAAAAACAGTCTTTACCATATAGCattactttaaattttaattgtaaTTATGGCACCACAGCATCTTCATTAGCTTTCAGCTGCCCTAATTTTCTCAAGTCAGTGATCATAAAGCCAGTGCGGTGCTGCAGCTCAAAGCAGTGCAGTAATGACTGTTTTCATCTCTGGTAAACCCAGCATAGTCTCTACATGGGCTCTTACCCTCTGGTCCAAAAAGCATTTTTATGGGTTTCGGAAAGGCAAGTGAAAACAGCAAGGCCACTGTCAGTAGGCTAAGCTTTTTTCTGCAGTGTCTTTGCCTCCACTGTAACATTTTTATGGGTCTGCAAATTCATAAAGATTCAAAATCATTAAGTGAATCAAGCCACATATTGTTACTCTGGGAGACTGGAGGACAAGTGGGTAGGGTTGGGGCATAGATGCATTTACAATGACCTACACTATCAACATGTCTTATGGTTATGCTTTCTCTAATGACATTGTTTTGTTTGAATAAAAAGTCCCATCCAGATATATTTAGACAGTATGTCCTGACTGCCCAGTTGATGACTGTCCAACTGAGCCCAAATATTTGGAGGCTGCTGTTCAAAGCCTTGCCAAGTTCAATGAAGAGAGTgaacaaactcattatttttctGTCCTCAATGTCACAAGAACTTCAGTGCAGGTAAGCCAAAGCTCATCTGACTTGCTTTAGCCCTCAAGGAGTATGGATCCACCTGTTTTACTTTATATGATTTGTTATGTCTTACAGATTGTTTAGAATTTGTATCTGTCTAGTACAGATAATACTTCTATGCAGAACTCTACCAGGAAATGAGCATCTGCATTGATCCAAGACTTTGACTCCATTTATTGCAAAAAGAAGGGCTTTATGCAAAACTCAAGACAAAGATTTGTAAAGTTTAAGAAAGCTTCACTGTGAGCTCTTTCTTCTACCACCACCATGAATTAGTGAGTCCCTAGTAGAAAGTATTTAATAAAGCATAGTCATCTCTTCCAACACATACCTATAATTCACTGAATGAGTTTAAACATGGTTGAAAACTAATTTTAGACCAACAGAGTTAATGATATCCTGGATAGATCCCATTTGTTTACCACAGTAATATCCGGTCTATCTAAAATTCATTATGTGTAGATAACAAGGTGGTTTTCACTCTTTGTCTCTATTAGAAAATTAACTATTAGATATTACAATACAGTATTTAGATATTTACAATACAGTATTTAATCGCTCCCATTTTCCAACCCTTGAGgtatttgcatttcagaaatagaaaaagtgATCCTGTTCATTAAAGCAGCCAGAAATTATCAACAAGGGTCTCTGGATATGTAGTTCTATGTGGATGCTAACTTACTACAAAACCCAAACTCATTTCAGCTACAGCTAATCCAGGAGTTACTAAGATTGTGCATATATAAGTAAAAAGCAACCAGGTTATAAAGCAACAAATCATTCTCCTGTAATACAACTAACAGTAATGTCCCTAGCATAACCTGCTCTTCCACAGTTAGCAGAAGTGTTACATCTGTTTCAAGGTCTGTAGGATTCTTCCTTCTTCCTGACGCACGCACAAGGTCTAATTGCCACTTGTCTCTCATTAACAGTGGGTCATTGGTCCTGCATATTTTGTAGAGTTTTTAATTCAGCAGACATCATGCTCCAAAACTGACACAATTGCTGACATCTCCAAGTGCAAGCCACTTCCATCAGAACTAGCTGTAAGTACTTTTCCTTGTATAAACACCTATTTTTCAGATACTATGATTCCTTAGTGAATACTTAGCCTATCCCTTCGGTTCTTAGCAGACAAGGATCAAAGCCCACAGGTGTCTTTTTACGGGTTATAGCTCTATACTGTCTTTCAACTGTACAAACTGCTTTAGAATAGAGAATACATTTCAGTAGAAGTTCTGAGTTCTTACCTAGAAGTCCATGaataaggaaaactgaaaaaaacaccatCCAGAAAAAGGCGGGGTAGCCATCGCCTTACAAAACTGAATCATTCTTAAGGATTTCTTCCAAGTAAACATAGACAATAAATCCCAAACAATGCATAAAGAGTATATTCATACTACAGTCAGATCAGCTAAGGAAAACATTTAGGAACCCCGGAAAAAATTATAAGAGAAACTGAAAGACTAAACAGGCATGCTGCCAAGAGGTAACATTTCAAGCCTCATCTGAACTGAGCTCCAAGCCATGTTACCTACAGCCCAGTAAAAACACAACTAttagaaacaacattttttcaCAGTTTCTTTCACTGTATGGTGTGAAATTGTTTTTGCCTGAAAAATGGTATTATGTTATATTACACAACTTGCCTGCATGGATGTatctgctgcagaagagcttAAGTGTGCTGTTAGAGCTGGGCCTTAAGTAGCCAGCTTAGTTTTACTATCATGTTACCTAACCCTCCTTTGCAAACATAAAGCCTTTTTTCAGAATGCTGCCTGTCTTTGTAAGCTTGTCAATCCCAAAATAAAAGTTTGCCCAAGCTGCTTATCCCTACAAATACGTGCAGAAGCTATAACTATTCAGCCTTTCATAATCACTTATTTGACAAGATAGGAGCTAAGTATCAGTGCTACAATGTGAAAAAAATGcttgcattttcttcttccagcagATAGATTTCTGCAAAAGCTCTGTAGTAAACAGTCACTTGGAACATGAATGATTTGTCACAATATCCTGTGAAATCTACAGTCTGCAGGTATTTGTTAATCTAATCTTAATATTGCAAGAGTAATAGTCCTTTACAAAACAAGAATTGAACTCTTGAAAGCCCAgccatttttaagtttttttattCACAAAGATACGGGCTTCAAGACAGTGATAAGGCCAAATCAGGAAGAAATCTCTCTTGTGATAAAACAGTGTTGCTAGGTGGATAAAAAGGCAATAGAATAAGTATAGAGTCAATCATACAGAATGTGCTCAGAATGTTCTATAAAGAAATTGTAAATAACAAAGGGAATACAAAGAGCAATAACTGTGTAGTTACTCAAATTTCATGCACCCGTCTCACTGGCATAAGAAGTAGTTCCATCTGTCTATTCTTTGAGCTTCTGTTCTGCAGCTAGTCTTTGCAGACTGGAATTGCAGCAGATCCTTAGTGTGAAAGGTGACCTTCTTCATATCTGAAAGAATTTGGAATAGCTTCAATATAGGTAATGCTTATTGTCTGTTATTTAGGATCCTGCCACTGAAGAGAGGAAACTGCAAGCTATCCAGACATCTGGAAAACCCAGCCAGAATCATCAACAAACTTTCCCTTCAGAAACCGATCCTTTCTCCCCACACCGAGAAAAAACAGTGGGCTCGGTTAAAATTCTACCCCCTTCAACTGAGGACATCTCTTTCCAAAACTAACAGAAAGTCAAAATGAACATAAAGATGGAAAGCCAGTTTCACCTGAGACTGTAGGATCAGCGCCCAGTCTTGATGGAGTAAAGACTCAGTAGACAAACAAGACTTGACCAAACCAGTCACTGGACTTGTTATTCTCCCTTTTCCTGAAGAACTTTCTCTATCAGACTCATGCCCAGGGGAAGCGAAGGTGATAAATTCCATCCTTCAGCCTTTGCTACCTAAAAAGCCTACCAAAGTGTAGCCAGCATCCAGTCACCTCAACTACCTACAACAAAATAACAGCCACAGTGGCAACCTGGTCTTTCAATTTGTGTaacatctttaaataaataaattgcttatTACAATTTCATCTTTGGGGTTCTCAGTTTTAAGAAAGCACAAGAAtagattagaaaaataaatttaactggAACATTTTCCAACAAAATAATTTGGCTTTTAATTCTAAAATTCCTCCCATCAGTAAGAGCATACAGGAAACGTAACTCAGGAGGGTAAAAGAACTTGGAGGGCTGAGACAGCCCAAaggcatcagaaaaaaatatcctctgTAGCAAAAGTCTGTCAGGGCACAGTGCGGGATGGCTGCTCCCCAGGGGATGGTGAGAGGGAGCCAAGTGTGATCAGCAGGCTGGGAGGGCAGGGGCCTGTACCATGGTACCTGAGCGAGGCGAGCAGGGCAGACCCAGGGATGGCAGCCAGGTTACAG
Encoded here:
- the FETUB gene encoding LOW QUALITY PROTEIN: fetuin-B (The sequence of the model RefSeq protein was modified relative to this genomic sequence to represent the inferred CDS: inserted 2 bases in 2 codons; substituted 3 bases at 3 genomic stop codons), which gives rise to MLFGIKALYFCAASPPTRKAPTALLSLTCDDTAVEEAADLALRQISADQKECYILSLYRIFNVXEYPQISYLLITGSVFYLILDVVDTECHVLSKKLWKNCRVRFAHTAVYGQRKAIIYINQARNIAHLNTYECILQPVPSRYIXTVCPDCPVDDCPTEPKYLEAAVQSLAKFNEESEQTHYFSVLNVTRTSVQWVIGPAYFVEFLIQQTSCSKTDTIADISKCKPLPSELAQIDFCKSSVVNSHLEHEXFVTISCEIYSLQDPATEERKLQAIQTSGKPSQNHQQTFPSETDPFSPHREKTVGSVKILPPSTEDISFQXLTESQNEHKDGKPVSPETVGSAPSLDGVKTQXDKQDLTKPVTGLVILPFPEELSLSDSCPGEAKVINSILQPLLPKKPTKV